In Calonectris borealis chromosome 25, bCalBor7.hap1.2, whole genome shotgun sequence, the following proteins share a genomic window:
- the AUNIP gene encoding aurora kinase A- and ninein-interacting protein, which translates to MNLATNFDKRNETLCELLLGSALYREGNWNTMLLALQPCTLTAVGKVLGSYQVSQQKSLIAKPKTSSRILERKHALVAFAQTGASRPRTKQTTISAFFSAQTGEKDKENSRPSPFSPNKDCKGKGVSLAASPVKILALPQMEAAQKQFFRAEEMVQVTPQRRAQKAPASPTPLTPLPDSSLSPAESHSRSEASCGAGEDCCCFSFTQDSEGNRIIAHRNESDAFAAETVSASGSVRSGCGRNEQEGPPLPGEVETGLDFQPRLGANQNKKPHQSSSDNSLIDFSENINPTITRDSSWAAGFYSSPQRPARARPLRERSQNAGAGAAEEGWGSETGLSSPCRQLFTQDSEGNTVIAHRCQNVPSPRKDSRSSRRQLPNSPYKGCSSDAANRSLSKPGEQWLDVCYDLLFTQDSEGNRVMKH; encoded by the exons ATGAATCTGGCCACAAACTTCGACAAGAGGAATGAAACACTTTGCGAACTGTTACTCGGCAGTGCTCTCTATAGGGAGGGAAA TTGGAACACAATGTTGTTGGCGCTGCAGCCCTGTACCCTGACAGCGGTGGGAAAGGTTCTTGGAAGCTACCAGGTCTCGCAGCAAAAG TCTCTCATAGCCAAGCCAAAAACATCTAGTCGAATTCTGGAGAGGAAGCACGCCTTGGTTGCTTTCGCGCAGACAGGAGCCTCTCGGCCACGCACCAAGCAAACCACCATCTCCGCCTTCTTCAGCGCTCAGACAG gtgagaaagacaaagaaaactccAGGCCATCTCCTTTCAGCCCGAATAAAGACTGTAAAGGAAAAGGTGTTTCTTTGGCTGCTTCCCCCGTGAAGATCTTGGCTTTGCCGCAGATGGAGGCAGCCCAGAAACAATTCTTCAGAGCCGAGGAGATGGTGCAGGTTACACCCCAGCGTCGTGCACAGAAAGCACCGGCCTCGCCGACTCCTTTGACTCCTTTGCCAGACTCCTCGTTGTCACCAGCGGAGTCCCACAGCAGGAGTGAAGCCTCCTGTGGGGCGGGAGAGGattgctgctgcttcagcttcaCCCAGGATTCAGAGGGCAACCGGATCATCGCTCACAGAAATGAGTCCGATGCATTTGCTGCAGAAACGGTTTCAGCAAGCGGCAGCGTAAGGTCAGGCTGCGGGAGAAACGAACAAGAGGGCCCGCCGCTCCCAGGGGAGGTGGAGACCGGACTTGATTTCCAACCAAGACTTGGTGCAAACCAGAATAAGAAACCACACCAATCGAGTAGTGATAATTCTTTAATTGATTTCTCTGAGAATATAAATCCTACTATAACGAGAGACAGTTCCTGGGCTGCTGGCTTTTACTCATCTCCACAGCGACCAGCTAGAGCACGGCCTCTGAGGGAGCGCAGCCAGAACGCTGGGGCTGGTGCAGCCGAGGAGGGATGGGGCAGTGAGACGGGACTGAGCAGTCCCTGCCGGCAGCTTTTCACCCAGGATTCGGAGGGGAACACAGTAATCGCTCACCGCTGCCAGAACGTCCCGTCTCCTCGCAAGGAcagccgcagctcccgcaggcagctgcctaaCTCTCCATACAAGGGCTGTTCCAGCGACGCTGCAAACCGGAGCTTGAGCAAACCGGGGGAGCAGTGGTTAGACGTGTGCTACGATTTACTGTTCACGCAGGATTCGGAGGGAAACAGAGTGATGAAACACTGA